A stretch of DNA from Thermovirga sp.:
GGGATACTCCTTGAAGTCCTGGAGGACCTTTCGAAGGAACTTGCGGGGTGAAGACCATGACTGGGACTGGAACAAAAAAAATCATCGGCTGTGCCCTCCGCGAAATAGTGGAGTCCGCCAGAAGCGGAGGCCCACGTACGAGAGTAGCGCTCATGGCCTCCGGGAGCGAGCTCGGTCCGGGGGAACTCGCCCGGGGAGCGATCGCGGCCCAGGAATCGAGGCCAGGCCTTGAAGTAGTTATGATCGGGCCAAGGATCGAAGGCTACGATCAACTGAGCTGGATTGAAACACCCGATTGCGAAGAAGATATCTCGCGGGCCATGGAGTCGGCGCTGAAGGGAGGCGACATCAG
This window harbors:
- a CDS encoding glycine reductase; translation: MKTMTGTGTKKIIGCALREIVESARSGGPRTRVALMASGSELGPGELARGAIAAQESRPGLEVVMIGPRIEGYDQLSWIETPDCEEDISRAMESALKGGDI